The region tcatgtaattgtgttttgtcaatCTAACCTGTAGGCTTCAACTCCACCAAAGAATGAATGAAGGCAGAGAGACTTGAGCAGGAAAGAACTACTACTACTGATAGACAGCTACTGAAAAAAACCTGCACCATAAGAAAGGATAGGGATTTGTTTTAAGAGTTAACTCCTTGTACATGCCTCTAAACCAGCAGGTCCCAAATTGAGGTTCATGTTTTGGTGGTGGTACATGGAGGACCTGATGGTGGTCTTCAGGGAACTGGCAGATCCCATGTTCCTAGTACTGAAATTACTATAAATGCATTCCTAGTACTACTTCTCTTTGTAAGCATTTGCTGTACCTGCCACGAAGGTGTTACTTGATCTCGAATAGGTGGGGAAATGGTGTATAAAACAATTTTTGTGAGATTAGCCCCACATAATGAACTGTTTTAGAACCCCAGAGGAAAGACAAGCAAAGGCTTCTGCAGTGGCACCATCTGTTGAGTTTGAATGTACAGAGGCTCCTATTAGCAATTCCATATTTGCGATTGCATTATAAACGAGATTTCCAGTGGGGAATATGTTCCTATTTTTTCTCTAAAGGCAGATTGACAATCATTGTGAGAATTCTCACATAATTTGTTTTTATACTATTTGAACATTTAATGTAGTGGCTGTTTgacttcatttaaaaacttttaaataagAAATCTCTGGATTTAGTGTCTGGCTTAAAATTGTCCTAGGCAGGGCTAGGATTGACTAGTAGCTCTTCAAAATACTATCTATGTACCCATATTTGGTAGAGAGGCAGATCCTCCCTAGGTCTGGTCTAATGGCTAgtcttgttttcatttttctttttcaaatatttttttaattattgggtTTAGGGTAATTTTTAGTTGTTATTCACATTACAACTGAAATTTTGATGCACTGGGCTCATAAAACTGGTGGTTGTTGGTGGAACATGCAGTCCATGAGCACACAAGCTTGATTTTGGGGCAGtagggggagggcaaaaggggtaGTCCCAGGTGCTTACAGACCTTAGCAGGAGGGATTAGGTACATGCAAGCTTGATTGATGTCATTTGTGAGGCAAGTGTACCCAAGTCTGACTGATGGAGGGGGTAAATTAGGCCCACACAAGTCTGAAAGGTGGTGGATAGGGAGGCTGAGTATATGGAAACCTGACTACTTGGGAGGaagttcatacacacacacacacacacacacacacacacacacacacacacaccattagtGGGAAGGAGGGGCAAGCAATTTTGTATTGTGACAGCCTGAAGTCTTCCCCTCGGAATGCCCATCTATCTATCACCCCTTTAATTAGCCCTTACCAATCCAGCCTATTTTATCACAATGAGCTACTGCACCATATACCCACAACTACAAATGCTGGGGAAAAAGTAATCTAGTAATGGGCAGAAATGCAAAAGCTTCAGAACTGAGGTTGTGGTTTGTGGTCTGTTGGACTGGTAAAATTAATTATCCGGGTTTATGTTTACAAGGTACTTCCACATGTGAACATAAGACTCGTGCACTTAACCTTAGCCAAATGTTGACAAGTCCTTTGCTGAAATGGAGTCTTAAGGCAGAACAAGATAAGATTGTTATTGGgtctttgctttttttaaatatataattaataCAAATCACTACTGCAGTAGGCTGctattttgtataaataaatatttatttataaatattataaaCACATCTGAAAATGATAAATAAGAGCAATACATAAATATTATCAATAAATAAAAGTAGATCAACACCACAATACTGTTACAAATCCAGTAAAATTATCTGAAATATTTTCACAGTGCAGGAGAATATATAGTAGCAATAGTTTATAATTCCAGTGCACTTAATTATACATGACCTAGAATTTGGGATGctcttgtttgctttttatgcTTGAAGCAAAACAGGCTCCAGAAGCTCCCCTACTTGCTTATGAGTCCATGTTTGGATCTTTAATGGGACTATCATTCCAAGGAGATTAAGAAGGAATTTGACACTTGATGTACCAAATCTGTTCGAGGATTTCCTGGATGGCCACTTGGCAGTCACTTTCTGCCAAGACTTGAGAACCTTTTGGGGCCacaaagtctctcttctttctgacTTTAGAGGAAAATTATCCTTCTATTTTGTTTGGAAGTTGACCTGGTTCACATCTGTTATGCTGAAATGAGCATAACAGTTACAGTTTCAGAGGTGAGATTTCATTTTTAAGAGCAGCCGAAAGCAAATTCTGAGCAAATGGGTAACATCAATGATTTGGAAATCATAAGGTTTTTCTCCTTCGGTTCAAATACTACATTGTCTTCTGGCATATTTTCAGCAATatcttttgttttacattttctcaTGTGAGTAAATCAATCTGGTAATGGCAAGTAGTATATAAATTGAGCAATTGGAGTTCTGTAGGAGTTGGTCCCTTGTTTAATGCAAGACAGGCTGATAAGAATCTGGAAAGGAACTGCTTGTAGAATCAACTTAGAGACGAACCACTCCAGTGGAGGTGTAGTTTCATTCAGCTGTTTTCATAACATCATTACATGAAGCATCACGTGCTGAAATGAAAAAGGGGAATGGTTCAAACATGGAGAGTTTCAAATGCCAAATATAGGCCATCTTTTTCTAACCAGATGTCAAATCATAAATCCTGAACCTTATTGCACTTATGATCttgtgacaatttttttttaaccaaaattgtTGAAATGTAGAGGTAAACAGAATGAAGGAAAGCAGAATAAGTAGTCTTGGCCATCCCTGTGTGCAGAAGTAACCGGCAGAATTAGATGGTGGGATAGAAGTGTGTGAGCACAGACCATCAATTTTCTGGTGTCCTGACTGGAATTTTCTCTTACTAGGCAGTTGTTAAAAACAGCAACAAGCCAACTTTTCCCCTATTAAGATGCTTACTGGGCAAAGTTATATTTGGTATGGTTAATTATCAACGGATGATATTTTTTCATTTGTAATCAGTTACgatatatttgtatatttttcatACAGAATATGTGTGTGGTAAGGAAGCACTAAACTATATATGCTACTCTAAAACAGTTTTATTAACATGAGTTTGAAATAGGTGTATGGGTAAAATTACTATGGTAGAAAGATTAGGCCCTACGTAATAAGAATTATAAAATTATGACCTATCCCTCTTCAgctgttttattcttttaatatttaagtttttctaGGAAAAACCAATATATGGTACCTTCATCTTGAAGTCTTTTTGTGAGTATGTTGAGAATTGGAAAACATCTGGATATTTCCACACGGATGATCTCCCAGGCACACTGGCTGTATTGCTTTTCTTTCAGGAAATCGTCGATTGTCTGGAAATATCTCTTCAGTTTGAGGCTGGTGAGCAGGAGGTTCTCATTTCCTGGGTAGGTTATCTCCTTTGCCTTCTCAGCACTCAAACACATCTTCAGCTTCTCAATCTGCTGGTGAAGACCATTTTGGAATTCCTTTATGGAAGTCCCATTCCAGGCAGCTTGGGTGAGATTGTTGGTAAAGATATGGAAGAGCTCTTGGAGGATCTGCTGGATGGCTACCTTGGCATTCTCTTGCTGGGACAGTCGGATCTTGAGGATATCTCTGGGCTTGAAAGCTGTCCTTTCATTTAGACATTGGAAGGGAAAGTTTCCACCCATTTTCTCCAGATGCTCTAAACTCTCGCTGTTCATTCTGGTTTGTAGAACATAAATCCTGTTACAGTCCAGACATGAGATTTCACTGAAGAAGAGCAGCATGAGGCAAAATTGCAGCAAACTCCTGCTGATCATGATGATGTCTTAGATTCCCTGTGTTTGTGTAGAACTTGAACAACTGGTGCCTGTTCAAGGTCTTTCGTAGACTTTGGTGTTTTCGACCCATGTCTCTGAATTTAAGTATTCTGTAGGAAAAGATTTTGCTTTCATCACTTTCTACTTTTCAAGGTTTTTTCTGCTTGAGGTTTTTACTTTCGGTTTCCTTCTTTTTATGTAGTGGAAGCAAACAAGTCATTAGAAGAACCAAACCACAGTCATtacttttttaatattaaagaatCCCTACATTTCTTTCCTtacatccccccccccgccctcttaGATAAAGAATATTTGAAGGGTAAGAAGAGTTAGATGATTAACAGTATTATCCAGTTACAGGTTAGAGTAGGGACCTGTCTGTCTACTCCCAAGTTCCTGTAGTTAGCACTGATAGACAGGTCTGAATATCTGTTACATCAGCAAGACTATCCATGCTTTTAACAGATACAAATGAATTTTGGCAGATGGGGGGAACTAATGGAGAACTTCTTTTTCCTAGACTCTGCAGATAATAGCAGTGAAGTGATGTATAAAGCTGCTGTTCCTTCACTTTGCCAGCAGATGGAAAACTTTCCCTCTCTGGTGTCCCACTCAAAATCAGAAAACCCGGCTATACTCTAgctgtctccttccttccttgcaGCCTTTGAGAGGGAGTAATACTATAGGGACCTCTTAAAATTTGATAAGCTTGGAAAGAATTCCTGCGGGAGATTGAGGCCCAGACAATTCTCTATTAATCTCACACAATTTCCTGGCCATTTGAAATCTGAGAGAGGAAAACCCATGTGTGTAGGGAATACCAGAGGATGGACAGAGGGCACTGAGAAACTGGGAGGTTTACTTAAGAACCTGATGCCAGCTGTGAAAAGCCTGAGGAACAGGTACAGTTGAAGAGTGTGAACATGTTATCTTCTCGGGCACTTCTGCATAGTTCCCAGTGATTTAGTGTAGTGACATGGAACGGAGTTGTCCAAAAAGATTGTGTGTTTGGTAATAAATATGCTAGAGAGACTGACATAAATGAATGTCACTTTCAGACGTGATTAACTTTTCACCATTCAAGCTTGGACATTGCAGTTCAAGTGGTCTGATGAATGAAGTTTGCAGCCTGTAGCAagtttcactttctgtttttCATACCATAGCACTAGGCTGTCATGCTGGAGTTTCCATCAGTGAAGGGGAATGGTTTTCAACCCAAAAATTTAAATGGAGCTtttcatattaattttaaaaaaggaaaggaagaaaatctataaatatttctctttaagTTATTTCTTTTACATCACCCTGACCCATCACCTCAAGCACATTCTTTAATCGTAATCTGGAGTTTGGCCCTAAACTATTTGGAAGTGTCATTTTAAAGAATGCAGTTTATTGTACATAAATATACTGTATACGGGACCCAATATTAATATAGGCTCTGCACCCCATCTccaattgactccaatgggagttttgtgtacATTCCCTGGCAAGTTGAAGCTTATGAAtatttatgagagagagagaaatttaaaaatctgaatcttAACAAGAAAAGTTAAAGTAATAAAGGAATGGAAGTAAAGACACATAGTCGTTCAGCATATTTTCATCAGCAATTAGCCTGTTTTCTGGGAAAGGTTAGATGCAGACTCAGCTGGATGAAATATTTGCTAGAATTTGATGAAATACTGTAGATTTAAATTTCAATTCAAAAgcagaaattgggggggggatttttttctcctctatGTCAGCCATCTTTATTTGAATGTGTAATTAGAGATTAATTTGGCGCCTTTTCCTATTTGAAAATCTGCAAATAAATTCAGATTTTGTTAATGTGTTTATTTAATATGATTTGACAAATGATTTACATTCTAATCTCTGATTGCTCAGGACCTTCACACCACAACTTTTGCTTTGACTATTCCCTATTCATAATTTACTACTTGTTCTGTATGATGGTTCACCTGAGGCGATGCAATTATGTCTCTTCCCTGATTGTTTGCCTTGGAATTCAAAACTGCTTTCAAGATGGCTCCATGAACTTTTCTGGAAAGAATCctctttaaaatgtgtatttacagAAGTAATTGTTAAACTTTGTCTTTACCCAAATGTTCTTTTCTAACAAACTCTCACATACAGATATTTCTGAAAACGTTTACACAGGGCCAgacatttttatacattttaataagtCTCAAATGTTTAGGCTATGGCTGAAATTTGTTGTTTGCAGTGCTAATTGTTGACTGATAGTGTTTCTGGAGAGCTATCTACCTACCCAAAATGTGGTAGAGCGGTGGATCCTTACTAGATCTGATCCAACAGGCAGTTTTATTACCATACTTTTAAATGTTGGAGTTCAGGTAACTTTTAGTCAATACTTGTGTTTAGTCAATATAAGTGATGCACTGCAACAGAAGGATGCAGGATGATCCCAAGTGACTGtgatccaggcccataaaatggccTGAAGtgtggaggaaactgaggcagggagtttCATGTCGGGTTTACTATTTTTGTATAAATCTGTGCATTTATTGTGTCATTAAGAAAAGAGCAATAGAGtgttagaatcctgtgcaaagtgcCTGCGTGTTATAGGCTACACCTACATATGGTCCTTTGACGAGGTAAACAAGAAGGCTCACACGTCTAGGTGTACGTCTGGTAGAAGACATGTTAAGCTATGAAAATATTTTGGTCCTGAGGGCCTAAGGTTGATCGGCTGCAGGACTCTAGTTCCATGAAGAGGTAATAGAGTGAGAgcccaggaaatgtgccagagaggccaagggaAGAAATAGGGCTGCCACCTACTGAGACCCAGGGAATCTGAAAGTCCAAGGGGGATTCAGTGTCTGAGCTGCTAAGAGGAGGTAGCCCAGAGAGATTTGTGACATGGAGATAAATGGGCTCGTGCCTACAAGCATGAGAGATGAAATTTGTGAGCTGAGTGTACACAAGCTTAATTGACAGGGATAAAGGGATAGGTGCATGCAAGCCTGATTGATGGAGGAGGGTAAAGTATGTCCTCACAAGCTTGATTAGTGGAGAGAGTGAGACTGGGCACACTGAAACCTGCTTGATGGTGGGGATTTGAAGGGCTGATGGCTGCAGCAACCTGTATggaactgggagggaggagcacaggttgcaggagagactgagaagccagtctgtgtgcacatggctggaatgctatCTGCAATTACAGCCATCACGGAGTCCCCACATGATAATACCCAGTATGCAGTATATGAAACGGTTGCATGCCAAACTGACTGATGGTGAGGGGAGATGGCTGTGCTTATGCCAATCTCATTGGTTTGAGAGGGGGCGGGGCATGCAGGGGAGCGTATGCAAATCTAATCTGGGGGAAGTGTGGGGAGTGTATGAAAATGTGAGTGGTGGTGTTTGGGGAGGAAACACGAGCCTGATTACTGCATGGATCTCAGTTGGGGCGAGATAGGAGTAGCCAGGCACATACAAGTCTGATTGAGGGAAGTGGGGTAGGGTGCACTTGAACCATCTATTGGGAGCTATGCTGTCTGGCACATTTTACCCTGCAAGAATGAATTTAGTCTAGGCTGGACACATACAAAGGAGTCAGCTGCGGGGAAGGAGAGGACATGCAAATCTGCTGGGAATGTGTTTTCACACACACTTAAAGGGGGGACGATTGCTTGTGGAGAAGTGCTGGATACATGGAATCGTAATTGATTTTTggttggggtgtgtgaatgcAGGCTAACCTGATTTTGGGGGGGCATAGACAGGCTGGTTACAAATGAGTTTAATTGGTGTGTTTTTGGCGGGGCATGCAAACTTGATTGATGGGGGGGAGAACACCAAACTAGCCTCTTCTAACATAACCATCTTCTACACCAAACATCCACAACTACcagtgttgggggcgggggagggggaaattatcTAGTAAAGTGTAGAAGAGGAAAAAGGGGTAGAAATCCATGTGGAATGTGGTTTCTTACAGTGGAAAGACCTAATAATTACACAGTTAGTATTTTTTTCATATGGAAGCCCTGTGAACTTGAGATTCATCAGTGTATTTAAGTGTGTTCCCAGCTTGAAGCATGAACTTCAGTGGGATGGGTCTTGTGCTTAAGCACTTTCTGGAattggaggtttttttgttttgttttttttgttgttgttttttttgcttaTATAGGTATTTAATGCAAATCACTACAGTTGGAGGTTGCCATttgtatgaaatattttatttataagtaATAAATACCTAGGATGATGACATAAATAAGAAGAATAAATAAGTGGTAGACTGACATAAATATACTGTTACAAAGCCAGTAAAATTATCTGAAAATATTGTCAAGCGCACAAAGAGAATAAATAGTAGCACAGCTGTTAAAATTCTACTTCATCTCATTTTGTATGCCATATAAAAGATTCATTCATTTCAGTTAGTACTTCCAAAAAGTTGGTATTCTTGTATATAAATTTCCTAATGAGCTCGTCACATATTTGAAAGCTTCTTAATTCTTCTTGGATTTTCTTGCCAGCACTGAGGCTGAAGTTACCAATTATTTCATAATAGATATGCAGTTATCTCTTCACTTCCATCCCGGTGAGCTGTAGATCCATCCTTCCTAGTAAGAGTCCCACTTTCCATTCCTGCAATCAAACATGTATCCAGATACCCAACTTGCTGATGATGAGTATTTTAGGAGTATCTGAATGGAACTCCTGCCTTAGGTAGCTTGGGAGAGGTTTGCAAAATCAGCAGGAAATGTCTTAGAAGATTTCCTGGATTGCCACCTGGGTGTTCTCCTTCAGGGACTCTGTGGGCTTGAGAACCTGTTGGGGCCACCTGAAATCTCTCTTCAGTAATGCTAATTCAATTACTCTGGGGAAAAGTTTTGTACTGGACAAGCCTTCTACGGAGTCTGTCAATAAGTAGAAAACATCTGGGTATTTCCATGTGaatgatctcacacacacacacacaggctgtatTGCTTTTTCCCCCCCAGGAATGCACCTATCCCCTGGAAGTACTTTTTCACTCTGGTGAACTGGtgctcctcattttctgggtggtTAATTCCTTTTTCCATCTGTGCTCTCAAACATGCCTCCAGCCACTGAATTTGCAGATAAAGTCCATACTGTCACCTGACTAGGGAACTCCCATCCCAGGCAGTTTGCATGAGGATTTTGCTAAAGATGGTGAAGCCCTCTTGGGCATTCTTTTACTGAATGCTTGTATAACACCCATAATCATGTGCCTGGGCACTGATAGGGCCCCAGGGAACTGTAATACCAATAATAAGTAGTAATCAGCTTGTGTTAGCCCTTCTACCTGCAACTGTCACTGTAGTGCATGTTATCCCTGGGGGTAACTGAcaggctggctttaggccaattcccctgATTCCCGTGAATCGGACCCCATACCTAAGAGGGCTCCGCAGCGTCCAGAAGAGGGGCCCCGCAAGGTAAGGCCCCGGAAGACAACTGCTGCCgaggaaggaccctccgccgaagtgccgccggaAACAGCGACAACTGGTTAaactgccgccgaattgccgctgctatctttggcagcagctcaatcgctgccgttgtctttggtggcatttcagcggcatGTCttttgaatcgggccccgcacgtcctaaagccggccctggttagcaCAACAGAGACTTTCCCTCCAGTTAAGGGAATACAATTTGCATGTTGCAGAACTTCTATATTTAGATCAGTGATAGTCAGACCTCGgtagttcaggagccaaattagcaattaGCATTACCCAAAAGGGCCACGGTTGTGTGAATTCATTGATTAATTTAATATACTATAGTACTATTcgtatttaaacagtatgacgggGAAATACTTAAATTATTTGCTctgaaaataattatattttatatacaaaaaTTAACAATTTAGTGCAAGTTGATAAGTTAATTAgctaataacatagtaaaagcatcctgattggtgaataacttagattggttaataattaaatcacccaGTGTTTTTATATCATGTACCGCAAAGAGCGACAGGAGACACAGTAAACGGCCACTTGTGGCTGACGAGCTGAAGTCTGAGTATCATTGATCTAGATCATGAAATGTTCTTTGAAATACATATAATCAGAATAGTCCCCTTGTCTGGGCCCTGAGATCATGATATCTTCTCCAttag is a window of Malaclemys terrapin pileata isolate rMalTer1 chromosome 6, rMalTer1.hap1, whole genome shotgun sequence DNA encoding:
- the LOC128839319 gene encoding interferon beta-like, yielding MISRSLLQFCLMLLFFSEISCLDCNRIYVLQTRMNSESLEHLEKMGGNFPFQCLNERTAFKPRDILKIRLSQQENAKVAIQQILQELFHIFTNNLTQAAWNGTSIKEFQNGLHQQIEKLKMCLSAEKAKEITYPGNENLLLTSLKLKRYFQTIDDFLKEKQYSQCAWEIIRVEISRCFPILNILTKRLQDEARDASCNDVMKTAE